Within the Miscanthus floridulus cultivar M001 chromosome 2, ASM1932011v1, whole genome shotgun sequence genome, the region ATGTGCCCTaaaaattcccgatgaagacctttaccaagtcacgcCCGTTGTGGATttaggagggagggaggtgttcgagccaggctcgcgtcaagtctgacaggaacaacaggaggttgcagatgatgagcaggtcatcgttcgcaccacctagctaacaagctaggcggtaatcggccaaccagagctcggggttggtctcgccgctgtattttgtgaggttggccggttgccgaaaccgggccagGAAATGAGCACCACGGagagctctgctaaagactcgagggccagatggcctaggagaaggactgtggtcctccccactatcgtagcggccacctcggtgtgggtggtagcctcgggcgggccccttgttgtcgtggcgccgttgcctgctgaccacatcatggTTGCCTTGCGCCTCGCATCGGTCACCGAGGCGGTCATGCACCGAGGGGACCCTGTTGGCCGTCAGTGCCCAAGCAGGCTTGGGACGatccgaggcctccctatcctaccgaggcggtgccgtgggaagtTCTGAGGCGCCTCTACACCGTCAAGAGGCgaaactttcggcctgctgcaccacggCAGTCTCAAGGAGGTCTCGAAGCTCACCGTGGGCTCGTCGCCCCtctgtggtagagggctcgggcatcgtccagagtagcatcgccgctgccgtgacgttctggctagcgcgattgaagatagggtgttgctcgcccccttcgtcatTGTTGATGCGGCAGTTGACGTCGTGAGCCCTCCATCGGGCTGCTCCACCATCGCtgtgaccccgctgctcttgctcgagagtgtctcagagatactacagaaggagtcggtcttgttcaactttggcctgaagctcatggagctgctccaggtccagACGTCGAAGTTCCTTGGGGGCAAGGTCTTTGTTCCGCGCTGCCTAGGGCTCAATGCGTGGAGGTGCGGCGCCGCTCGCCCCCTCAAGAGGTGGGGAGTGAGAACctaccccttcgtcctcatcgcccgtgctcaGCATCCTGAgctcgacgtggaagcactcacgagtggggtcgtaagtgccttcatcatcagaatcggagtagccgaagcagtagtcgctcacagccaagaagcggcgcatggcttcatgGTCATGGAGCCCGGAGAAGTCCGCTCCTTCCTATGCCttgtcctcctctgaggagtcagcgCAGGTGTGGATCGAGGTCATGGCGTCGAGGTCGAGGGCAAAGCGTTGGTGGCatcctgagggctccgcgtgagcggAAACGTAGGCAGAAGCATAggcagcggcatttctcaacccaaaggggtatggggatggtgccattgccGGGCTTCGCTCCGTCGGAGtcaactcctcaggaggtggcggggcagagcttgatgacgggacGTCGCTACGCACCACCGGTGTTTTTCCCTTGCCTAGGATTAAGCTAGGCAgttccccaaccagggactctgtgCCAACAGCCGGGCATGGGATGCCGGTGGAGCGCGGTGCATTGCCCTGAGCTTGCGTGGTGTTGGGGTGGTCCTGCTCGTgtcgtgcctagcgagcgtgATGAGAGCGGCGACCCAagtgccgcctgcgcctgggctaccggTGCATGGTGTCATCGTTGGTCGGTGGGGCTCtaggtgagaggagtaccatatcgtactcatgtcctagagacatgaactctaggctcccgaaccagatcaccgtgccgataCACAGTGGACGCGCGGGGTCTGCCATCTGGGACTTGTCGGGGTGACGAGGCTGACACGCAGtagagcccctacctagcgcgccaactgtcggtgttttggaccggtgggccctcaaccaactagtgaaaatgtattgcatgcccctaatcctggatggtgatgcaaagagacataatgtttatactggttcaggcaataggtgccctacgtccagtctgagagagcgatcttgtattccttgcaccgatgtgcttgtagtaggggtttacaggCAGGGCGAGAGacagagctagtcctaggtctctgcgtggagcggtgtgaattgcttgagatgttgatctcaggcagtacGGAGGAGTGCGCGTATTACAGAGCGTTGCGCGTGGTTTGCGAGTGTGTGCGTGCGTCTATGCATGAGTTCATGAACTCGTGAGATCGTGTGTCTATCTTCCGTGTCTCTGTGTCAACGtgtctagaaacggccccggtcactcccttttatagttgaaggggggcacaggggcgatacatgtgttcgctacacGACGCTTTGTGAGCGGAAgtggtgtgtccgagccctgtagctcgttactgtggtggcatggtcgacggagcggtcttgtccttgatgcactggagcgacgcgccagtcacgcccgatcctgtgcgacgtgggagctccagtgatggcttcacgtagggcatggcggacgacgtgtcggtcgctgtatgtcgatagcgtagagagccgaggctcagtcggtgcagaggccgaaccaccgtggggggctcggtgggcccGAATCCCGAGGCTATCGAGACCCTGAagcggattgccgaggcttggagggagcagtcggtcctgtacactgattccgaggttatagggacccggacttgacctcccacgccgcgctgtcctaggagcaggggttaggtagcacagtgcagtacgggtgtcagtcgtgggcacagtgccgagcacagtggccggtaacccctgccacgtcccgtcccggacggcatggtgttgatgcgactcccatttcGTCGGTcgctccgctgtgtcgagccgtcgtccggctgacttcgcgggagtggttggtcgtgttagttggacgtgacgttctgtcagggaaatcggtcgaggcggaggcgacggggttgtcgccgagccggcctcgagcgaggcggagaatcggcaccttgtccgaggctttacgtgcggggcctcgagcgagacggagaatcggttctccGTCCGAGgtcttacgtgcgaggcctcgagcgagacggagaatcggtttcccgtccgaggccttacgtgcaaggccttgagcgagacggagaatcggttccccgtccgaggcctcacgtgcgaggcctcgagcgaggcttagaatcggtagcctcggacaaggtggaGTTAGccggtagttgtctcttggctttgattttaacagggtctaagcgatttttttagtTTTTGCTTAGGGAGCCTCTTTTTACGGTACCCGACAGTATGAAATATGTGATATACCTTTGGATTCCTTGTTAACACGTGGAGGACTGAAGTGTCCACATGAGGATTGAGTAGATATGCTAAGGTGGTGCTGCACCTGGGATTTTGGCCTTTCGATAGGACCTTACATGTCAAGTCACTGCAACTAATCAATTGAGTCAAGAATCAAGAGTCAAACAAAATGATAGATTGGATATGTCGAGTCGTTATTCGACGAAAAACAATACGACAAGCAATCGAGTTCACACGTATCCTTTTGATGTTATATATCTCAGTTTTTTCCGTTCAAAAAAGTTATATCTCAGTTTAGAAATCCAGAAGCATTTTATGCTGGAAAATTTTACACCAGTTTTTCTTTTACTGAAATGAGTGGCGGGAATAAAGAAGAATCTTGTACTAGATTAGAAATGAAACAACAATCGAAATACGGTAGGCTTAATCATCacagagaagaagaaaaaggcgTTGCATTGCATCCTCATGCGGACACACAAGATAACAGTGAGAGGCATGCATGTTCTCAGGTACTCTAGGTGATAATAAAAGCTAGAGGCAAGTTAAGAATCCAAGTGGTGGTGCCGCTGGTTTCTCTGTTGTGCAGTTCTGCACCTTCATCAATTGTCCCTATTGCCCCTTGCCCAAAAAAGCTCCAACAAGGAAATATTTGCAGCAACCCTTGTTTGGTTAGGTCGTTGTATCTAtcgacgaaatctggtcggcagtctaaCGAGGGGTATATCCATGGTAGTatatgaatcggtggaggtgcgcgtgataggaaccacatggtgacacaagcgcagagacagcgatttagacaggtttgggccgtctgatcgacgtaatatccTACGTCCTATATCTtcggtggattgtattgaatatgagatgaattcgagggggtccctatccgccttatatagtctgagggtagggttacaagttggtttagGCCTAGATATATTcggttatatggtaagtatttacaagaaatacgatatctatcatatccgaaaaagatcttccttcatcgccaagatgtcttctggGTGCACACCGATCAGAGCCAAGCCCCGTAGGCCCtggtggtgtggcccatgtctattgccgtgggtatctggggttatACCTCCTATAGTATCCCCACACCACACCAAAGCTGAGATAATTACTTAAAAAATTATGACCTGGGCTTACGGCTGGACCTACATACTATTTGTTAACATCCACGCTCCACGTTATACTTTGgtctttttcttttcctgttaTTAATAACATATATAGTCCTTTTTGTCGTCAGCCTACCTATATTATTGATAAAATTCATACACATATTGTTTTTCTTTTAGAAAGAGCCACCAAGTTGCCACTTTATTATTCTCCGTTGTATGTATATTTCGTTAATAAGCCCTCTTGTCACTGAATGATTTGCTGCTGCGCAGGCCACAGGCATGGGTTGGGGTGGGAGGGATTCCGCCCGAAAGGATTTGCCAAGGAACCACCGGCCCCGGCCCCAATCGGCCAGTCGCCCGCGGGACTGGAAGCGTCAAAGCGTCTGCCGCCAGGGCGCCAGCGCCAACACGTGCCGGCACGGCCGAGTTCCAGCGGGCACCGTCACGGCCCCCCTGCCCACCAATCCCCGGTGCCATCACGCCGGTCGCGGCCGGACGTGTGCTTGCGCGGGGAGAGCGAGCGATCCAACCATAGCCACACAGGCCGGCCATTCCTCCTCCCGGCCCCCAACTAACCCCGTTCGTTCTCGTCTGGCTCGATCGGCCACCCTCCCGAATCCACCCGGGGCCGGTGGGCCTGCAGCTGCTGCGGGCGTCGTCACGCACGAAAGCGGACAAGCATCCGCGTGCTTATAAGCAGACCCTCCCCTCCCGTCCCCAAAAATTGCATTCCTCCGTTTCTCCTAGCCACCTAAAGCTTCTCTCGCTCCCTCTCCTTCGATCCAGGGTGCAAGAGCTGAGAGCTTTGGTTAGTTTTATTAGTTTAGTCTCCCCAAGCTCGTGGCGCACGCAGCAGCAGATTCGTTGGGAGGTGGATTAGCAGCCGACGCCTGCAGCTATCTATCTAGGGTTTTGTAGTTAGTTCCTCGCAGTCGCAGGCTCGCTTGCTTACTAGCGTCTTCGGCCGGGCCAATGGTCATGGCGAACCCGGACATGCTGCCTCCGGGGTTCCGGTTCCACCCGACGGACGAGGAGCTGATCCTCCACTACCTCCGCAACCGCGCCGCCAACGCGCCGTGCCCGGTCGCCATCATCGCCGACGTTGACATCTACAAGTTCGATCCATGGGACCTGCCATGTTAGTACCCTGTACCCGCGCGCGCCTGCACTCTCTCGCATCATATATCTCGTGATCCAGATCCATCCATGCATGCACACGATCGATCGAGATCCCCGCTCGCgatctctagctagctagctgatcCGTGTGATATATACAAATAGTATATAGCTGGGAATTTTTAACAGCGATCTTGCCTTGATGTGTGTATCGCAGCCAGGGCCGCGTACGGGGACAAGGAGTGGTACTTCTTCAGCCCGCGCGACCGCAAGTACCCAAACGGGATCCGGCCTAACCGCGCCGCAGGCTCCGGCTACTGGAAGGCCACCGGCACCGACAAGCCCATCCAAAGCAGAGCCACCGGCGAGAGCGTCGGCGTCaagaaggcgctcgtcttctaccAGGGCCGCCCGCCCAAGGGCACCAAGACCAACTGGATCATGCACGAGTACCGCCTCGCCGCCGACGCGCACGCCGCACACACCTACCGCCCCATGAAGTTCCGCAACGCCTCCATGAGGGTACGATACGTTGTTAATTCGTCATTGAACCTTTTGCATACTTACAATCCATGAAAAAATGAGTTAAGTTCAAAGAACAAAATGATGAGATCCTACTAGCTTTTGCCTTTTGCCATGcatgtagtagtagtatatatcTCTCTGCATGTCAGTATCATGTTAGCCACCAGTTGCATGCGTTCCAGCCATATGCTCAGTTTGTTGTTGCACTGCTTGCGCATGCAATCACCGATGCAACCCCTTGCACCCTGATCTATCTTTTTTGCGATGTTTCTGATGATGCGGGTTCCCGGCACGTCAATGTTCTTTATCGCATCGGTTTTGTGGCTTGCCAATAGACGCAACGCAAGGGCCACTTTAGTCTGTGCGGCGCGGCTTTCTTTCTTTAAAAAATGTTCTTTAGGCATACTTGGCATGGTTGCACCTAGTCAATTGATCCGACAACGATAGCCACGATGCGTACGTGTTGACGATTGATTCATCCGCACCCGATTTGTGTAGCATTGATTATTTTACAGAATTGCTATAAATCAGTCGTTTGATTTAGCCCTCTACGACATGCGATTTTGTGGCCGCCAGATCAGGAATCGCCCAGTCACGGTGCTCCGTTAGTTGGTCGCGTGAGACGGGCTGCCGGTCCCCACCACATGCTCGTGCTCTAGCGTTCCAGACTCCCGGTCGTCCAGAATACACGCATGTACGTCCGTGGTTGGTCCGTGTACGCCCGCGTCTACACCCGTGTATAGCTCCAGCGGAATACAAGTAGTATGTACCGTGTACGCCCAGCCCACATGTATATTTGTATTTTTTCTAAAGTTTGTGaataatttgtgaacaatttgatgatatttgtgaacaatttgatatatatttctctGATATCTAGAATCCATGGAAATAATTTGTAAAATTTTTTCTGAAAAAATTGacatatatttgtgttattctTAAATTACACCATTATGTCTATTAAATTACACTGAATAAGttattgtaaatatagtaataatttAATGTAAATATAGGTAAAAGATAGTATAAGTGTACGGAAAAAATTCAGTATGTAACGTAGACATATCCTTATTTTAATCTCCATCCTATCTTCTCTTCCTAATTTATCTGTGCAGCTGGATGACTGGGTGCTGTGCCGGATCTACAAGAAGGCCAGCCACGCGCCGCCGATGGCGGTGCCGCAGCTCTCCGACCACGAGCTGCAGGACGAGCCCTGCGGCTTCGACGAGAACCCGTACGCCGCGACGAGCGCCGCCATGCTCCTGCAGGGCGCGTCGTTCCCGGCGCTGCATGCCGCGTCCGCCGGCGCCCAGAGGATGCCCAGGATCCCGTCCTTCTCGGAGCTGTTCAATGACCCCTCGCTGCTGGTGCACTTCTTCGAGGAGGGCGGCATGCATCAGGACATGGCACGGCTCGGTAACCACCAGCAGCACGCCCCTCTCCTCGGCCGCCCCGTCACGAGCCAACTGCTGGTCAACAGCGGCAGCAGCATGTCCCCGGGGCAGATCCAGCAGATGGATCCGCCTGCCTCGACGTCGGCCGCTGGCGATGGCGCAGCTGGCAAGCGCAAGAGATCATCAGAGGCGAGTGCTGCTAGTGCCAGTGCGCTGTCGAGCCAGCAGGCGTCTGCAGCCAAGAAACCGAACAGCTCCTGTTTTGGTGCAACGACGACGTTCCAAGTAGGCAACGGGCTGCAGGGGTCGTCGCTGGGCCAACAGATGCTGCTTCATTCTTCTAACATGGGGATGAACTGACTGACAGATTGCTGTTCTCCACTGAAAGCTATGCTTGAGCATTCAATTGTGATTTGAACATCGGGATCTATTGCACCAAATATATATAGGCCTAAAATATACTCCATATGAAGCAATGGTTAatgggcctgttcgctggttggggctggtgctggtctaggttggctggtgctggttttttatgagagaaaaacactgttggctgactggtttgggctggctgaaaccaacaaacgaacaggctgaatatataCACTAGTAGTAGGTAAATCATTAAAGGGATTGTACTTGTAGAGTCCAGTAGTAGTGTCAATGCAACTAGCTATTTGCTAGGGACGCCATAGTTGATTGGGTTTGCGGTGTGTAAACATTTTGTTCTCCTGTACATAGTACAATACTATGTACTCAagcttactactactactactactacaaagCTAGCTAGATAAGGCTTTGGGATCAATGAACTGGAAGTCAAGAACAGGAGAAAGGTGTTAATTAATATCCAACCggctttattttttttttcatatatCTGCATGTAAAACATTGGCCAGGTGAAATTCTTCAATGGCAGCCATCATTCATTAAGGATTAAGCCTTATTATGCCATGCTTAATTCCTCAGAGTAGGAGAATAAAAAAGCTTAGATCGTGCTTATATACCTCGACGCTTTCAGGATTACATCCCGGATAACCAAAGCAATGCAACCACACAGGTGTCACTCAAAGAGAAAGCGAAAACGAATTACCATAGCCACCAGCAGGCAGTTGAAATTCCTGATGGGATCGAGAAGATAATAGTCCATTCAGAATAAGGGCAAAGAAAAGGAAATAAGGGAAGGAAAAGAGAGAAAATGATGGAGGCCGCCAGATATTTTAATAAATTGGCCATGCAAAGCAGTCAAGTTGCGGATGGCTTGTAGTTTTCGGGTCAGGCGGTGGATGAGAAGCCTCCTTTTCTGCTCTCGATCACCGGGTGAAAGTGAAAGAGGCCCCTGCCTGGCTGCCTGTGCTGTGTGCATGCAGAATCTCGCTCGCCCGCCCACGGAAGCATCGGAAATTTCAGGCACATCAACAAGTCCCGGCCAGTCAGCGTCACCGAACACAACAAAACTGGCAGCTAGTCCGTTTGGCGCCTCTGGGTGGGGTCTACCgtctatgcactactcctacgcAGGCCAGTCCTGCAAGTTGTTGAGTAGTGAGGCGAAGTGATAGAGAATTAGTGCAGGAGATTCTCTGTCAGCCAAGAATCAGTCAAATCGTTGAACTTCACGCATGCAGGAGAATTAAGTTAGCTGGCTTTCAATCGGATGTGTTGAAGTTTTTCACGGCTCTGTTCAGGTTCCTATTCTACTATTCTGCTTTGAATGTTAAGACTTGGGTGTTTTACTGAAACTTAACGACCAGGGGAAAAAaagttggtggtggtggtagatGTAGTATCAGGCTATCAGCTGCTGACAGAGTCGCTGCATGAACAAAATCAGCACACAGGGCGAAGCTACGTGAAGGCATCGGGGTCGGCCGACACAGATGACTTTGCCGCAGCGATTTTTCACCA harbors:
- the LOC136539983 gene encoding NAC domain-containing protein 58-like, with the protein product MVMANPDMLPPGFRFHPTDEELILHYLRNRAANAPCPVAIIADVDIYKFDPWDLPSRAAYGDKEWYFFSPRDRKYPNGIRPNRAAGSGYWKATGTDKPIQSRATGESVGVKKALVFYQGRPPKGTKTNWIMHEYRLAADAHAAHTYRPMKFRNASMRLDDWVLCRIYKKASHAPPMAVPQLSDHELQDEPCGFDENPYAATSAAMLLQGASFPALHAASAGAQRMPRIPSFSELFNDPSLLVHFFEEGGMHQDMARLGNHQQHAPLLGRPVTSQLLVNSGSSMSPGQIQQMDPPASTSAAGDGAAGKRKRSSEASAASASALSSQQASAAKKPNSSCFGATTTFQVGNGLQGSSLGQQMLLHSSNMGMN